A section of the Labrus bergylta chromosome 21, fLabBer1.1, whole genome shotgun sequence genome encodes:
- the LOC109996953 gene encoding ectonucleotide pyrophosphatase/phosphodiesterase family member 7 produces MLLLCLAVLSLTASSPCAAAPQRDSAITAHARNKLLLISFDGFRWDYDRYVETPSLDKMAQDGVKAKHLTPPFLTITSPSHFTMLTGRHVENHGVIHNIWFNTTTQEKKQYYQTQFVDSYWDNGTLPIWITAQRQGLKVGSLHFPATAAKYRGEIVKYRLVEPPFYDHSNETDWQLNIDKVVEEWFYQQDLDFVSLYFGEPDLAGHEFGPDSPECREMVQQVDRTVGYIRDKIQQHGLTDKLNIIITADHGMAKIFHGGEVKKIILSKIPGFSFKDIQFQLLDYGPVGMLLPKEGKLETVYQALKGGHPHLHVYKKEEMPSRLHYSNHPRLLPIILIADPGYIVNGILPLNFNKGEHGFDNEVSDMQSIFRAVGPDFEINKIVGPLDMVDVYPLMCHLLGIKPEIHDGQLNKTEHMLVPGKDIGDNDKKNYGKEAMIGLSAVVGFLVLVFIITISYNTCKKTRKQRTSVTNMSKF; encoded by the exons atgctgctgctctgcctcGCCGTCCTCAGCCTCACTGCCAGCTCTCCCTGTGCTGCCGCCCCACAGCGAGACTCTGCGATCACTGCGCACGCCAGAAACAAGCTGCTGCTCATCTCCTTCGACGGTTTCCGCTGGGACTATGACCGATATGTTGAAACCCCTAGTCTGGATAAAATGGCCCAGGATGGGGTGAAGGCAAAACATCTCACACCACCCTTCCTCACTATAACCAGCCCTTCTCACTTCACAATGCTGACAG GACGTCATGTTGAGAATCACGGAGTAATCCACAACATTTGGTTCAACACAACCACCCAGGAGAAGAAGCAGTATTACCAGACTCAGTTTGTTGACTCCTACTGGGACAATGGGACCTTACCAATCTGGATAACAGCACAGAGACAG GGTCTGAAGGTAGGTTCTCTGCATTTTCCTGCCACTGCAGCTAAATACAGAGGAGAGATAGTGAAGTATCGGCTAGTGGAGCCTCCTTTCTACGATCATTCTAACGAGACAGATTGGCAACTGAACATCGACAAGGTGGTTGAAGAATGGTTCTACCAACAGGACCTGGACTTTGTCTCTTTGTACTTTGGCGAACCAGATTTGGCAGGGCACGAATTTGGACCCGACTCTCCAGAATGCAGAGAAATGGTCCAGCAAGTGGACCGAACAGTGGGCTACATACGGGACAAGATCCAACAGCATGGCCTCACAGACAAgctcaacatcatcatcactgccGACCACGGGATGGCTAAGATCTTCCATGGAGGAGAAGTTAAGAAGATCATCCTCTCTAAGATCCCTGGCTTCAGCTTCAAAGATATCCAGTTCCAGCTGTTGGATTATGGTCCTGTTGGGATGCTGCTTCCTAAAGAGGGGAAGCTGGAGACGGTCTACCAGGCTCTGAAAGGAGGGCACCCTCACCTTCATGTGTATAAGAAAGAAGAGATGCCATCTAGACTGCACTACAGTAACCATCCTCGACTCCTGCCCATTATCCTCATTGCTGACCCTGGATACATTGTCAATGGG ATTTTACCGTTGAACTTCAACAAAGGAGAGCACGGTTTTGATAATGAAGTCAGTGACATGCAGTCAATCTTCAGAGCAGTGGGACCGGACTTTGAAATAAACAAGATAGTAGGACCCCTTGACATGGTGGATGTGTACCCACTTATGTGTCATCTACTGGGGATAAAGCCAGAGATACATGACGGACAGTTGAATAAAACTGAACACATGCTGGTTCCTGGGAAAGACATAGGAGACAATGACA AGAAGAATTATGGAAAGGAGGCGATGATTGGCTTGTCAGCAGTGGTTGGGTTTCTTGTGCTGGTTTTCATCATCACCATATCCTACAACACGTGCAAAAAGACCCGTAAACAAAGGACCAGTGTGACAAATATGAGCAAattctga